The stretch of DNA CGTGTTGAAGGAATAAGCAAAACAATTGATGGTGTTAAGGTACTTGATAATGTAAGCTTCATTATGAATAAAGACGATAAGATTGCATTTGTTGGGACAAATGAGATCGCGAAAACAACTCTTTTCAAAATATTAATGGGTGAAATGGAAGCTGACGGCGGATCTTTTAAATGGGGAATAACAACGTCTCAAGCATATTTTCCAAAAGATAATACGGAGTACTTTGAGAACAGTGATTTAAATCTTGTTGACTGGCTTCGCCAATTCTCCCCTAATGATCAAAGCGAGAGCTTCTTAAGAGGCTTCCTTGGAAGAATGCTCTTTTCTGGTGAAGAAGTTTTAAAGAAAGCAAGTGTTCTTTCAGGTGGAGAAAAGGTTCGTTGTATGCTTTCAAAAATGATGTTAAGCGGGGCAAACGTCCTCTTGCTTGATGAGCCTACAAACCATTTAGATTTGGAATCCATCACAGCTTTAAACAATGGTTTAATTAATTATAAAGGATCAATGATCTTTTCTTCCCATGACCATCAGTTTATTCAAACCATTGCAAATCGAATAATTGAACTTACACCAAAAGGCTTTATTGATAAACAAATGTCATATGATGAATATTTAGAGAACGCTGAATTACAAAAACAAATTGCTGAAATGTATAAATAAGTTACGCAGGAAGGGTTCTCCTTCCTGCTATTTTTTTCCTTTTTTATGTATCATGTCATGTATCAGAAGCTAGTAATCCTGTTTCTTCTTTTTATGGCGGGCCGATGAGGAAGTCCTTCCCCCTGTTTCTGTATTCGTTGTACCCTGCCCTTTCACATCCGGAGAGCTTAATCCAGCTTTAGATGGATCTTTTTTTCTTTTTGTCATAAAAAATTCACCTCCATCTTTACTGTCCCTTTTCTCACAATAATTTATTCACGGAAAGCACAGAATAAAAATATGGCTAAAAAGCCATTCTATCAATGGAGGAGGTGTAATGGATGACGAAAAAAATTGCAGTTGAACAGTCGTTAACAAATGTTTCTGATGCACTTCGCGAAAAAGGTTATGATGTTGTTGATTTAAAATCTGCAGCGGATGTAGAAAACTGCTCTGCATGCGTTGTAAG from Cytobacillus dafuensis encodes:
- a CDS encoding YuzL family protein — its product is MTKRKKDPSKAGLSSPDVKGQGTTNTETGGRTSSSARHKKKKQDY
- a CDS encoding YkuS family protein, whose product is MTKKIAVEQSLTNVSDALREKGYDVVDLKSAADVENCSACVVSGVDSNFMGMQDVSTKAPIIEASGLTADEVCQEVEQRMQ